Proteins encoded within one genomic window of Oncorhynchus keta strain PuntledgeMale-10-30-2019 chromosome 12, Oket_V2, whole genome shotgun sequence:
- the LOC118391135 gene encoding arginine--tRNA ligase, cytoplasmic-like — MGDPVAGYTSRIQQQELEIHSLTAELESLKNPQGLGLSSHLDGLREENAKLKYRLNVLKRSLQEERSQCSKTMMNINQRLQEIFGEAIREACPDLENPPLAVTPNQQAKFGDYQCNSAMAMAQMMKSKGLKVNPRQIAENIQQNIPDNELIEKTEIAGPGFINVHLKRSFVSKLLTNLLLNGVQPPPLESKKKVVVDFSSPNIAKEMHVGHLRSTIIGDSMCRLFEFLGYDVLRLNHVGDWGTQFGMLIAHLQDKFPNYLTVSPPIGDLQAFYKESKKRFDEEEDFKKRAYQCVVKLQSKDPAFIKGWNLICDVSRNEFQKVYNCLDIQIIERGESFYQEKMTTVVKEFEAKGLVEMDEGRKIVFAPGQQIPLTVVKSDGGYTYDTSDLAALRHRLFDEKADIIIYVTDSGQGTHFQVVFAAAQMIGWYDPNVTRVEHAGFGVVLGEDKKKFKTRSGDTVRLMDLLDEGLKRSMEKLKEKDRDKVLSTEDLTKAQRSVAFGCIKYADLSHNRINDYVFSFDKMLDDRGNTAAYLLYAFTRIRSIARLANIDEAVLRKAAETTEVLLEHDKEWKLGKCLLRFPEILQKILDDLLLHTLCDYLYELATTFTEFYDSCYCIEKDRQTGEVVKVNMWRMLLCDATAAIMAKGFDILGINPVSRM, encoded by the exons AgtctgcaggaggagaggagccAGTGTAGTAAAACCATGATGAACATCAACCAGCGCCTGCAGGAGATCTTTGGGGAGGCCATCCGGGAGGCCTGTCCCGACCTGGAGAACCCTCCCCTGGCCGTCACCCCCAACCAGCAGGCCAAGTTTGGGGACTACCAGTGTAACAGCGCTATGGCCATGGCCCAG ATGATGAAATCAAAGGGCCTGAAAGTGAACCCCAGGCAGATCGCTGAGAATATTCAGCAGAACATTCCTGACAATGAGCTCATTGAGAAGACAGAAATAGCCGGACCAG GGTTCATCAATGTTCACCTTAAGAGATCATTTGTGTCCAAACTGCTGACCAACCTGCTACTCAACGGTGTCCAACCTCCTCCCTTAGAGAGCAAGAAGAAG GTGGTTGTGGACTTCTCATCTCCTAACATCGCCAAGGAGATGCATGTAGGTCACCTGCGCTCCACAATCATTGGGGACAGCATGTGTCGTCTCTTTGAGTTCCTGGGCTACGACGTCTTGAG GCTGAATCACGTAGGGGACTGGGGTACCCAGTTTGGGATGCTCATCGCTCACCTGCAAGACAAGTTCCCAAACTACCTGACCGTATCCCCTCCTATCGGAGACCTGCAGGCCTTCTACAAA GAGTCTAAGAAGCGTTTTGACGAGGAGGAGGACTTTAAGAAGAGGGCCTACCAGTGTGTGGTCAAGCTGCAGAGCAAAGACCCAGCTTTCATCAAAGGATGGAACCTCATCTGTGACGTTTCCAGGAATG AATTCCAGAAGGTCTATAACTGTCTGGACATCCAGATCATCGAGAGAGGAGAGTCCTTCTACCAGGAGAAGATGACCACCGTGGTCAAAGAGTTTGAAGCCAAAG gcCTGGTGGAGATGGATGAGGGCCGTAAGATAGTGTTTGCCCCGGGCCAGCAGATCCCCCTGACGGTGGTGAAGTCTGATGGTGGCTACACCTACGACACATCAGACCTGGCCGCACTGCGCCACCGGCTCTTTGACGAGAAGGCAGACATCATCATCTACGTGACGGACAGCGGCCAG GGCACCCACTTCCAGGTAGTGTTTGCAGCGGCTCAGATGATTGGCTGGTACGACCCCAATGTGACACGAGTGGAGCACGCTGGTTTTGGAGTGGTGCTGGGAGAGGACAA AAAGAAGTTTAAGACTCGCTCCGGGGACACGGTGAGGCTGATGGATCTGCTGGATGAAGGCCTGAAGAGGTCCATGGAAAAACTCAAGGAGAAGGACAGGGACAAG GTTCTGAGCACGGAGGATCTGACAAAGGCCCAGCGCTCGGTGGCGTTCGGCTGCATCAAGTATGCCGACCTGTCTCACAACCGCATCAACGACTACGTGTTCTCCTTCGACAAGATGCTGGATGACCGGGGCAACACGGCCGCCTACCTCCTCTACGCCTTCACCCGCATCAG GTCCATAGCCCGGTTGGCTAACATCGACGAGGCAGTGCTCCGTAAAGCAGCAGAGACCACGGAGGTGCTCTTGGAGCACGACAAGGAGTGGAAGTTGGGCAAGTGTCTCCTGCGCTTCCCTGAGATCCTGCAGAAGATCCTGGATGACCTGCTGCTCCACACGCTGTGTGACTACCTGTATGAGCTGGCCACGACCTTCACAGAGTTCTACGACAGCTGTTACTGTATCGAGAAGGACCGCCAGACAG GTGAGGTGGTAAAGGTCAACATGTGGAGGATGCTCCTGTGTGATGCCACTGCCGCCATCATGGCCAAAGGCTTCGACATCCTGGGCATCAACCCTGTCTCCAGGATGTGA